The following proteins are co-located in the Candidatus Thermoplasmatota archaeon genome:
- the hemH gene encoding ferrochelatase, with amino-acid sequence MTRLGVLLTSYGSASGLGDVPRYLEHILGKPPTTAQVEGLRARYAALGGTTPLHETTRRQAELLRAELASRGDFRVAVGMKHSEPFISDAARELCEAGVERGVVVPLAPQDSRMSVGGYHKSAREALASLPGAPPFSYVSGFATHPLLVQAWADRVETAWVSLPGPARETATVLFTAHSLPQRVLEWNDPYPGEVRRTCEAIAQAAGLPRWRQAYQSAVPGSPWLGPDVLDELSRLAEEGARTVVVAPIGFVSDHLETLYDLDIEAKARAEKLGLRFLRCRALNDDPRFVRLLADVAMQGLTGP; translated from the coding sequence ATGACGCGCCTTGGCGTGCTCCTCACCTCGTACGGCAGCGCCTCGGGCCTCGGCGACGTCCCCCGCTACCTCGAGCACATCCTCGGGAAGCCCCCCACGACCGCGCAGGTCGAGGGTCTGCGCGCGCGATACGCGGCCCTTGGCGGCACGACGCCCCTCCACGAGACGACGCGCCGGCAGGCCGAGCTCCTGCGCGCGGAGCTCGCCTCGCGCGGCGACTTCCGGGTGGCCGTGGGCATGAAGCACTCCGAGCCGTTCATCTCCGACGCTGCGCGCGAATTGTGCGAGGCCGGCGTCGAGCGGGGCGTCGTCGTGCCGCTGGCTCCGCAGGATTCGCGCATGAGCGTGGGCGGCTACCACAAGTCCGCCCGCGAGGCGCTTGCGTCGTTGCCCGGCGCGCCGCCGTTTTCCTACGTGAGCGGATTTGCCACGCACCCGCTTCTCGTCCAAGCGTGGGCCGACCGCGTCGAGACCGCGTGGGTGAGCCTGCCCGGGCCCGCGCGCGAGACGGCGACGGTCCTCTTCACGGCGCACAGCCTCCCGCAGCGCGTGCTCGAGTGGAACGATCCGTACCCCGGCGAGGTCCGGCGCACGTGCGAGGCGATCGCGCAGGCGGCCGGCCTCCCGCGCTGGAGGCAGGCTTACCAGTCGGCCGTCCCGGGTTCGCCGTGGCTGGGCCCGGACGTCCTGGACGAGCTCTCGCGATTGGCCGAAGAAGGCGCGCGAACGGTCGTCGTGGCGCCCATCGGATTCGTGTCCGACCACCTCGAGACGCTCTACGATCTCGACATCGAGGCCAAGGCCCGCGCCGAGAAGCTGGGGCTGCGATTCCTGCGTTGCCGCGCGCTCAACGACGACCCGCGATTCGTCCGCTTGCTGGCCGACGTCGCGATGCAGGGCCTCACGGGACCGTGA